In a genomic window of Anoxybacter fermentans:
- a CDS encoding helix-turn-helix transcriptional regulator: MTEELKILGEKLAQYRDRHGLTLQDVGKAIGVSKGHASKLENGNANPSFNTLIKIAEFMKIPLYYLFMPTEEMNRRKFIEMVNKRLEELKWDLEKLQKATGINYFRLADFMQGNNTPTVGEMKKIASALEINFENILELKFGLFENLLLEFGLNDSQINNLIEYIKTHMK; encoded by the coding sequence ATGACTGAAGAACTAAAAATTTTGGGTGAAAAGTTAGCTCAATACAGAGATAGACACGGACTGACATTACAGGATGTTGGTAAGGCTATTGGGGTAAGCAAAGGACATGCTAGTAAACTGGAAAATGGCAATGCCAATCCTTCATTTAACACTCTAATAAAAATCGCTGAGTTTATGAAAATTCCGTTATACTATCTATTTATGCCTACAGAAGAGATGAATCGACGAAAATTCATCGAGATGGTCAATAAACGTCTTGAAGAATTAAAATGGGATTTAGAGAAATTACAAAAAGCAACAGGAATTAATTATTTCCGTTTAGCAGATTTTATGCAGGGGAATAATACGCCTACTGTTGGTGAGATGAAGAAAATAGCATCGGCCCTGGAAATAAACTTTGAAAATATACTTGAATTAAAATTTGGACTTTTTGAAAACCTTCTCTTAGAATTTGGACTTAATGATTCACAAATTAATAATTTGATTGAATATATCAAAACTCATATGAAATAA
- a CDS encoding methyl-accepting chemotaxis protein, translated as MSQVADNNEAHLAETHEIINFIKRVAAQTKLLGLNASIEAARAGSEGKGFAVVAEEIRKLAENSAKSTERINEIIDLIKSSTEETLHFVGNIEKNTENFVRHQEECISLLKKVAEQIKELAHNLNELS; from the coding sequence TTGTCTCAGGTTGCAGATAATAATGAAGCCCATCTTGCCGAAACCCATGAAATCATCAATTTTATTAAAAGGGTAGCTGCTCAAACTAAATTGTTAGGCCTTAATGCATCAATTGAAGCTGCCCGCGCCGGGAGTGAAGGTAAAGGTTTTGCGGTTGTGGCAGAAGAGATTCGTAAACTTGCTGAAAACTCAGCTAAATCGACCGAAAGAATAAATGAAATTATTGATTTGATTAAATCTTCCACTGAAGAGACATTGCATTTTGTTGGAAATATTGAAAAAAATACCGAAAATTTTGTTAGACATCAGGAAGAATGCATATCTTTACTTAAAAAAGTGGCAGAACAGATTAAGGAGCTGGCTCATAATTTAAATGAATTGTCATAA
- a CDS encoding aspartate ammonia-lyase: protein MSKDEFEVPKRIESDALGEKEIPENAYYGINTVRAMENFSVSSFKVHPELIKAIAAIKKAAAITNFQLGLLAEEKVNPIVQACDEIMAGKFDEQFQLDALQGGAGTSTNMMVNEVIANRALEIMGHNRGEYHIIHPNDDVNKGQSTNDVYPTALRIAALKLLEPLTQSFANLQSALQEKEAEFAGIIKLGRTQLQDAVPITLGQEFGAYAEAISRDRWRLYKIEERLKQINLGGTAVGTGLNTPLQYIFKVCQNLRQITRLSLAHAENMIDITQNMDIFVEVSGLLKAAAVNLNKIASDLRLLSSGPGGGLGEIKLPKVQAGSSIMPGKVNPVICEMINQISIEVISSDQAITMAARDGQLELNAFGPLIAHKLLNSMEIMKNGVDIFIEKCIKGIEANSERCKKLLDDSLGIITALVPYFGYDKCSQLAYQALNSKKPLKKLIIEKGLLTEAELEEILNIEKMTKPGIVK from the coding sequence ATGAGTAAAGATGAGTTTGAGGTACCTAAACGAATAGAATCAGATGCCCTTGGAGAAAAAGAAATACCCGAAAATGCTTACTATGGAATTAATACTGTCAGAGCTATGGAAAATTTTTCTGTAAGTTCTTTTAAGGTTCATCCTGAATTGATTAAAGCTATTGCAGCTATAAAAAAAGCTGCGGCTATTACCAATTTTCAGTTGGGCTTGTTGGCAGAAGAGAAAGTAAATCCTATTGTCCAGGCTTGTGATGAAATTATGGCTGGTAAGTTTGATGAACAGTTTCAACTGGATGCCCTGCAGGGTGGAGCAGGAACTTCTACCAATATGATGGTTAATGAAGTTATAGCCAATCGGGCTTTAGAGATAATGGGGCACAATAGGGGAGAATATCATATTATTCATCCAAATGATGATGTAAATAAGGGTCAATCTACAAATGATGTCTATCCTACAGCTTTGAGGATTGCGGCACTAAAGCTATTGGAACCTTTAACTCAATCATTTGCCAACCTTCAGAGTGCTTTACAGGAAAAAGAGGCAGAGTTTGCTGGAATCATTAAACTTGGTCGAACCCAACTACAGGATGCTGTTCCAATTACTTTGGGCCAGGAATTTGGTGCTTATGCAGAAGCCATAAGCCGGGATCGCTGGCGTTTATATAAAATAGAAGAAAGGTTAAAGCAGATTAATTTAGGAGGTACGGCTGTTGGTACAGGCCTCAATACCCCTCTGCAATATATTTTTAAGGTCTGTCAGAATTTAAGACAGATAACCCGTTTAAGCCTGGCTCATGCGGAAAATATGATTGATATTACACAGAACATGGATATATTTGTAGAGGTTTCCGGTCTTTTAAAAGCGGCCGCTGTTAATTTAAATAAAATTGCCAGTGATTTACGTTTATTATCTTCCGGTCCAGGAGGCGGCTTAGGAGAGATCAAATTGCCAAAAGTACAGGCCGGCTCTTCTATTATGCCGGGTAAAGTAAATCCGGTAATCTGTGAGATGATAAATCAGATCTCCATTGAAGTTATTAGCAGTGACCAGGCTATCACTATGGCAGCCCGGGATGGTCAGTTAGAATTAAATGCATTTGGACCATTGATTGCTCATAAATTGCTTAATAGTATGGAGATCATGAAAAATGGTGTAGATATTTTTATCGAAAAGTGTATTAAAGGGATTGAAGCTAATTCAGAGAGGTGTAAGAAGTTACTGGATGATAGTTTGGGAATCATTACCGCTCTAGTACCCTACTTTGGTTATGATAAATGTAGCCAATTGGCTTATCAGGCCTTGAATTCAAAGAAACCCCTCAAGAAATTGATCATTGAAAAAGGTTTACTTACTGAAGCTGAATTAGAAGAGATATTAAATATCGAAAAAATGACAAAACCAGGCATTGTAAAATAA
- the hydF gene encoding [FeFe] hydrogenase H-cluster maturation GTPase HydF, which translates to MQSTPQANRLHIAVFGRRNVGKSSLINALTNQNLALVSDVAGTTTDPVYKAMELLPLGPVVMIDTAGIDDIGMLGELRVKKTMEVMRKTDLAILVLDPEIGLANFEEEILKKLEEREIPVVAVINKSDLVKEVSEELISKVRERVGKKPILVSAEKKQGIEELRQALAKNAPVDYEEPFIIGDLIKPGDTVILVVPIDLAAPKGRLILPQVQTLRDVLDHDGIAVVTKERELKATLRNLREKPKIVVTDSQAFTKVDADVPEDILLTSFSILFARYKGDLEIYLEGAKKLEELKPGAKVLIAEACTHRRVADDIGTVKIPRWLRLRVGNDLQFDHVSGREYPENLTDYDLILHCGGCMLNRREMLYRLKEAKKAGVPVINYGMAIAQLHGILDRALKPFPTIHAMWVSRKQS; encoded by the coding sequence ATGCAAAGTACCCCACAGGCAAATCGGTTACATATTGCGGTATTTGGTCGCCGTAATGTCGGAAAGTCCAGTTTGATCAATGCTTTGACAAACCAGAATTTAGCGCTGGTCTCTGATGTGGCAGGTACTACTACTGATCCTGTATATAAAGCAATGGAACTTTTACCACTGGGTCCGGTAGTTATGATTGATACAGCAGGAATTGATGATATCGGCATGTTAGGAGAATTGCGGGTTAAAAAGACTATGGAAGTTATGCGGAAAACTGACCTGGCAATCCTGGTACTGGATCCTGAGATAGGTTTAGCTAATTTTGAAGAAGAAATATTAAAAAAATTAGAAGAACGGGAGATACCGGTAGTAGCTGTTATAAATAAAAGTGATCTGGTTAAGGAAGTTTCTGAAGAGCTGATAAGTAAGGTTAGAGAAAGGGTGGGAAAGAAACCTATTTTGGTCAGTGCAGAAAAAAAGCAAGGGATTGAAGAGCTGAGACAGGCTCTGGCCAAAAATGCGCCCGTTGATTATGAGGAACCATTCATCATTGGAGATTTGATTAAGCCGGGTGATACGGTAATTTTAGTTGTACCTATTGATTTGGCAGCTCCCAAAGGAAGATTGATATTACCTCAGGTTCAGACCTTAAGAGATGTATTAGATCATGATGGAATTGCTGTAGTAACTAAAGAGAGAGAACTTAAAGCTACCCTTAGGAATTTACGTGAGAAACCTAAGATTGTAGTTACCGATTCTCAGGCATTCACAAAGGTGGATGCAGATGTTCCTGAGGATATTTTATTGACCAGTTTTTCTATTCTTTTTGCCCGTTATAAAGGAGATTTGGAGATTTATCTGGAGGGAGCGAAAAAGTTAGAAGAATTAAAACCCGGTGCTAAAGTACTGATTGCTGAAGCCTGTACCCACCGTCGGGTTGCAGACGATATAGGTACGGTTAAGATTCCGCGTTGGCTCAGGCTAAGAGTAGGTAATGATTTACAGTTTGATCATGTTTCTGGAAGAGAGTATCCGGAGAATTTAACCGATTATGATTTGATTCTTCACTGTGGGGGATGTATGTTGAATCGGCGGGAGATGCTTTATAGACTTAAAGAAGCTAAAAAAGCAGGAGTTCCAGTGATCAATTACGGGATGGCTATTGCACAATTACATGGAATTTTGGATAGAGCTTTAAAACCTTTTCCAACAATTCATGCCATGTGGGTTTCCAGAAAGCAAAGCTGA
- the glgP gene encoding alpha-glucan family phosphorylase, with protein sequence MQDQDKPRVAYFCMEYGLDDSLHIYCGGLGILAGDYLKAAKDLGLPVVGIGILWRQDYTNQYVGVDGWPYDIYKTYDFDFLKDTGVTIQVRVRGTDVTCKVWKADQFENAPLYLLDAGYPDTPNGWMTSKLYGGVEQDRLANEIILGIGGVRALRALGIDVDLYHFNEGHAVFAGFELIREKMALGMDFEKALNTTRKEIIFTTHTPVMAGNESHDIGLIQYMEANNGLNYEQLKRLGDDPFNMTIAGLRMAYLANGVSKLHTKTANRMWEHIQDRARIICITNGVHVKTWQDPRIRLAYERNEDLWQPHMEIKKELIQFVKDITGRELNPETLTIGFARRAAPYKRGELIFRNADAIEPLFREGKLQLIFSGKAHPNDNPGKEIVQKLVQMSRKYPENVIFLENYDMSICKHLISGCDIWLNNPKRPLEASGTSGMKAAVNGVLNLSVVDGWVAEGPEHEVSGWLIDEVFKSLPEKETEDEKDLQALYHLLYENVIPTYYKDRERWVNMMRASIEMASYQFSAQRMIKDYYEKMYKPAYQAQKESAVTV encoded by the coding sequence GTGCAGGATCAAGATAAACCACGTGTCGCATACTTCTGCATGGAGTACGGTCTTGATGATTCACTGCATATTTATTGTGGAGGTTTAGGAATTTTAGCAGGAGATTACCTCAAAGCAGCAAAGGATCTGGGTTTGCCTGTTGTTGGAATCGGTATTCTCTGGAGGCAAGATTATACTAACCAATATGTAGGGGTAGATGGCTGGCCCTATGATATCTATAAAACCTATGACTTTGATTTTCTTAAAGATACGGGAGTCACTATTCAGGTACGGGTTCGCGGTACAGATGTAACCTGTAAGGTCTGGAAAGCAGATCAATTTGAAAATGCTCCTCTTTATCTGCTGGATGCGGGTTATCCTGACACCCCGAATGGTTGGATGACCAGCAAACTTTACGGGGGGGTTGAGCAGGATAGACTCGCCAATGAAATCATTTTGGGAATAGGTGGAGTACGTGCACTTCGCGCTCTGGGAATTGATGTAGATCTATATCATTTCAACGAAGGTCATGCCGTTTTTGCTGGTTTTGAACTGATACGTGAAAAGATGGCTTTAGGTATGGACTTTGAAAAGGCTCTTAACACTACCAGAAAAGAAATTATATTTACTACCCATACGCCAGTGATGGCAGGAAATGAAAGCCATGACATTGGGCTAATCCAGTATATGGAAGCCAATAACGGCTTAAATTATGAACAGTTAAAACGACTAGGTGATGACCCCTTTAATATGACTATAGCTGGACTTCGCATGGCCTATCTGGCTAATGGTGTATCCAAATTACATACCAAAACAGCCAATCGGATGTGGGAGCACATTCAGGATAGAGCTAGGATTATTTGCATTACCAATGGGGTACATGTAAAGACCTGGCAGGATCCTCGCATACGTCTGGCCTATGAAAGAAACGAAGATCTCTGGCAGCCACATATGGAAATAAAAAAGGAGTTAATTCAATTTGTAAAAGATATAACCGGACGTGAATTAAATCCTGAAACACTGACTATCGGTTTTGCTAGAAGGGCTGCACCCTATAAGCGGGGAGAATTAATTTTCCGGAATGCTGATGCTATTGAGCCCCTCTTTAGAGAAGGTAAGCTTCAATTAATTTTCTCAGGTAAAGCCCATCCCAACGATAATCCAGGAAAAGAGATAGTTCAAAAATTAGTACAAATGTCCAGAAAATATCCAGAAAATGTAATCTTTCTGGAAAATTATGATATGAGTATCTGTAAACATCTGATCTCAGGCTGTGATATCTGGCTTAATAATCCAAAACGGCCATTAGAAGCCAGCGGAACCTCGGGAATGAAAGCTGCCGTAAACGGCGTATTAAATCTAAGCGTAGTTGACGGCTGGGTTGCTGAAGGACCGGAACATGAAGTCAGTGGTTGGTTAATCGATGAAGTATTTAAAAGCCTACCTGAAAAAGAGACAGAAGATGAAAAAGATCTTCAAGCTCTATATCATCTTCTTTATGAAAACGTTATCCCCACTTATTATAAAGACCGGGAACGCTGGGTTAATATGATGCGGGCCAGCATAGAAATGGCATCTTACCAATTTTCAGCCCAGCGCATGATTAAAGATTATTACGAAAAAATGTATAAACCAGCCTATCAAGCACAAAAAGAATCAGCTGTTACAGTATAA
- a CDS encoding queuosine precursor transporter: MNELLWIILLLINFGAVLLAFRFFGKTGLYIWVAISAILANIQVLKTVELFGLVATLGNIIYGTSFLATDILSEIYGRKEAQKAVWIGSFTLVITTVIMQICLLFIPDASDFAQDALVTIFKFFPRIVAASMIAYVVSQSHDVWAYEMWKKKFSSDKQIWIRNNLSTMVSQLIDSVVFCFIAFIGVFEWNVLLSILVTTYLLKWVVAACDTPFVYIAKKMVDGADGEMHTLKSESLA; this comes from the coding sequence ATGAACGAATTATTGTGGATTATATTATTACTGATAAACTTTGGAGCAGTATTGTTGGCATTCAGATTTTTCGGAAAGACAGGTTTATATATCTGGGTTGCAATTTCTGCAATATTAGCTAACATTCAAGTTTTAAAGACTGTAGAACTTTTTGGTTTGGTAGCAACTCTGGGAAATATTATCTATGGTACATCTTTTTTGGCAACTGATATTTTGAGCGAAATTTATGGCAGAAAAGAAGCTCAAAAAGCTGTCTGGATTGGTTCATTTACATTGGTAATAACAACTGTTATTATGCAAATCTGTCTGTTATTTATCCCGGATGCTTCAGATTTCGCTCAGGACGCATTGGTAACAATCTTTAAATTCTTCCCGCGGATAGTTGCTGCAAGTATGATTGCTTATGTAGTTAGCCAGAGCCATGATGTCTGGGCCTATGAAATGTGGAAAAAGAAGTTTTCATCTGATAAGCAAATCTGGATTAGAAATAATTTGAGCACAATGGTAAGCCAGCTGATTGATAGTGTTGTTTTCTGTTTTATAGCTTTTATTGGAGTTTTCGAATGGAATGTTTTATTATCAATTTTGGTTACAACATATTTGCTTAAATGGGTGGTTGCTGCATGTGATACACCGTTTGTGTATATAGCTAAGAAGATGGTAGATGGTGCTGATGGAGAGATGCATACTCTTAAGTCAGAGAGTTTAGCTTAA
- the folK gene encoding 2-amino-4-hydroxy-6-hydroxymethyldihydropteridine diphosphokinase, translating to MSSAYLGLGTNMGDKIANLKKAVELIKNFDNTKIVKISKVYETEPWGYINQENFLNLCLKIDTDLSPYQLLAECQRVENELKRKRLIKWGPRTIDVDILLYDGVICNDEKLIIPHPRIHERAFVLIPLRDINERLIIKGKNVKEWIEIVGEEGVKEYSGKIEFNIDTIDPSC from the coding sequence ATGAGTAGTGCTTATCTTGGGTTGGGTACAAATATGGGAGATAAAATAGCAAATTTAAAAAAGGCTGTGGAATTAATAAAAAATTTTGACAACACAAAAATAGTAAAAATATCAAAAGTATATGAGACAGAACCCTGGGGGTATATCAATCAGGAAAATTTTTTAAATTTGTGTCTAAAAATTGATACTGATTTATCTCCTTATCAATTGTTAGCAGAATGTCAAAGAGTAGAAAATGAACTCAAAAGAAAAAGGTTAATAAAATGGGGACCTAGAACTATAGATGTAGATATTTTACTTTATGATGGAGTAATTTGTAATGATGAAAAATTAATAATTCCCCATCCCAGAATTCATGAAAGAGCGTTTGTTCTAATACCATTACGGGATATAAATGAAAGACTGATAATAAAAGGTAAGAATGTTAAAGAATGGATTGAGATTGTTGGAGAAGAAGGGGTTAAAGAGTATAGTGGAAAAATTGAATTTAATATTGACACAATAGATCCCAGTTGTTAA
- the folB gene encoding dihydroneopterin aldolase — MDKIILNNLAFYGYHGALTEENIIGQKFFIDLELYCDVKVAGETDDLSYSVNYAQVYEIVKKICEGDPYKLIEALAENIAKKILKEFPVVKEVMVRVKKPEAPVNGIFDYFGVEIRRGRDE, encoded by the coding sequence ATGGACAAAATAATATTAAATAATCTAGCATTTTATGGTTACCATGGTGCATTGACTGAAGAAAATATAATTGGTCAAAAATTTTTTATAGATCTGGAGCTATACTGTGATGTAAAGGTGGCAGGGGAAACTGATGACCTTAGTTATTCTGTAAATTATGCTCAGGTATATGAAATAGTTAAAAAAATCTGTGAGGGTGATCCATATAAACTTATTGAAGCTTTAGCTGAAAATATAGCAAAAAAAATATTAAAAGAATTTCCTGTTGTTAAAGAAGTGATGGTTAGAGTGAAAAAACCGGAAGCTCCGGTCAACGGAATCTTTGACTATTTTGGGGTAGAGATAAGGAGAGGACGCGATGAGTAG
- the folP gene encoding dihydropteroate synthase, translated as MFEFGKRTYIMGILNVTPDSFSDGGEYFEISKAVKHAKEMVKEGADIIDVGGESTRPGAIEISAEEELSRVLPVIKELVKEIDVPISVDTYKSKVAEEVLKLGAHIINDVWGLQRDKNMANVVARYNVPVIIMHNQRGTEYKKDIIESIKDFLKESIRIAKEAGIKDENIIIDPGIGFGKTPEQNMEVMRRLSELKELGYPLLLGTSRKSMIGKILDLPPKERVEGTIATTVMGILQGVDIVRVHDVKENLRAARVVDAIFRKDGIIWTK; from the coding sequence ATGTTTGAATTTGGAAAGAGAACATATATCATGGGAATATTAAATGTTACACCCGACAGTTTTTCTGATGGGGGAGAATATTTTGAGATAAGCAAGGCAGTTAAACACGCGAAGGAAATGGTAAAAGAAGGTGCAGATATTATAGATGTAGGGGGAGAATCAACCAGACCGGGTGCTATAGAAATATCGGCAGAAGAAGAACTGAGTAGGGTTTTACCTGTTATAAAGGAATTGGTAAAGGAAATTGATGTTCCAATTTCAGTTGATACATATAAATCAAAAGTTGCAGAAGAAGTTCTAAAATTAGGAGCGCATATAATAAATGATGTCTGGGGATTGCAGAGGGATAAAAATATGGCCAATGTGGTTGCTAGATATAATGTTCCGGTAATTATTATGCATAATCAAAGAGGAACTGAATATAAAAAGGATATTATAGAATCGATAAAAGATTTTTTAAAGGAGAGTATCAGAATTGCAAAAGAGGCAGGAATTAAGGATGAAAATATAATTATAGACCCGGGAATAGGGTTTGGTAAAACTCCAGAACAAAATATGGAGGTTATGAGAAGACTTTCTGAGCTTAAGGAATTGGGGTATCCTCTCTTGCTTGGAACATCCAGAAAATCAATGATAGGCAAAATACTTGATCTTCCTCCGAAAGAGAGGGTAGAAGGAACGATTGCTACGACGGTTATGGGAATTTTGCAGGGTGTAGATATAGTCAGAGTACATGATGTAAAGGAAAATTTAAGAGCTGCCAGAGTTGTAGATGCTATATTCAGGAAAGATGGGATAATATGGACAAAATAA
- the folE gene encoding GTP cyclohydrolase I FolE, whose protein sequence is MVDKEKIKRAVRDILEAIGEDPEREGLKDTPRRIADMYEEIFSGLYEDPKKHLEIYFQDEKHEELVLVKDIPFYSICEHHLLPFFGKAHVAYIPRGGKLTGLSKLARVVETVAKRPQLQERITKTVADILMEQLEPYGVIVVIEAEHMCMTMRGVKKPGSKTVTSAIRGLFERNHASRAEVMSLINHK, encoded by the coding sequence GTGGTGGATAAAGAAAAAATCAAAAGAGCAGTCAGGGATATTCTGGAAGCAATAGGAGAAGATCCGGAACGGGAGGGGTTAAAAGATACTCCGAGAAGAATTGCTGATATGTATGAAGAAATATTTTCTGGTTTATATGAAGATCCTAAAAAGCATCTGGAAATTTATTTTCAAGATGAAAAACATGAGGAATTAGTATTGGTTAAGGATATACCCTTCTATTCTATCTGTGAACATCATTTACTTCCTTTTTTTGGAAAGGCTCACGTTGCTTATATTCCAAGAGGGGGTAAACTGACAGGGCTTTCGAAACTGGCCAGGGTTGTAGAAACTGTGGCAAAAAGACCTCAGCTTCAAGAGAGAATAACTAAGACTGTAGCTGATATTTTAATGGAACAGCTGGAACCTTATGGAGTTATAGTAGTAATAGAAGCAGAGCATATGTGTATGACAATGCGAGGAGTTAAAAAACCAGGTTCAAAGACTGTGACATCAGCAATAAGGGGATTATTTGAAAGGAATCATGCATCCAGGGCTGAGGTTATGAGTTTGATAAATCACAAATAG
- the pulA gene encoding type I pullulanase yields MSGAQKKIKAAVMDNFDEINIVLSEPISLANGEDRKFKVIKKTGEPVALKEITAKESGNGKKFIIRLAEPVDVTGIYKVTHPDFQPKRVFFRKVLDDEQFIYRGDDLGPIYTPEMTRFRVWAPTARRVELIIYDHGDAKLGRSTDMKRDVKGTWVAEIREDLKGKFYTYRVHVHDQIWEAVDPYVKSVNVNGTKGAIIDLKETNPEGWGTVPRPPFKNFVDAIIYETHIRDISVAANSGITHKGKFLALTEENTQSPDGLATGLAHLKELGITHLHLLPIMESEFIIDDKDIYNWGYGTNFFFATEGQYVTDPADPVKRVKEFKEAVQVLHKNGIRVVLDVVYNHTGRKNPDLERIVPGYYLRRDEEGNLYCGSGVNNDFASERPMARKLMIDSVKYWVTEYQVDGFRFDLMGLHDRETMLKIAEELHRIDPTILIYGEAWLLRTGLPFSELMVKNSQQGTSIAIFNDNVRDAIVSGGIHPVTERGFASGKPEMEASIKKAVVGSIIDYDPENVYNREYQFKPEETIHTFNPHETINYVTCHDNYALRDRLERSNPQATEVEREKMAMLANGIVLTCQGIPFIAGGVEIHKTKFGDENSYQSPDYINEIDWSYKKTYYSMFKFYQGLIRLRKEHPAFRMTTAEEIKNHLVFHQSPPGTVVYSLNDHANGDPWKRIVVIYNQNRYKVNVTLPGEGWKVVVEGNKAGITPLRNVSGSFVDVPPISLMVLYQE; encoded by the coding sequence ATGTCTGGAGCTCAAAAAAAGATAAAAGCTGCGGTTATGGACAATTTTGATGAAATTAATATAGTTTTATCAGAGCCAATTTCTTTAGCAAATGGAGAAGATAGAAAATTTAAAGTGATTAAAAAAACGGGTGAGCCTGTGGCTCTTAAAGAAATTACCGCAAAGGAATCGGGTAATGGAAAGAAATTTATTATTCGTCTGGCAGAACCAGTAGATGTTACTGGAATATATAAGGTAACCCATCCAGATTTTCAGCCAAAGAGAGTGTTTTTCAGAAAAGTTCTTGATGATGAACAATTTATCTATAGAGGTGATGATCTGGGCCCTATTTATACTCCTGAAATGACACGGTTTAGAGTCTGGGCACCTACAGCCAGAAGAGTTGAACTGATCATTTATGATCATGGAGATGCTAAGTTAGGCCGATCTACAGATATGAAGCGGGATGTTAAAGGAACATGGGTAGCAGAGATCAGGGAAGATTTGAAAGGGAAATTTTATACATATAGGGTCCATGTACATGATCAGATATGGGAAGCTGTTGACCCGTATGTCAAATCTGTCAATGTTAACGGTACTAAAGGTGCTATCATCGATCTTAAAGAGACCAACCCGGAAGGTTGGGGTACTGTTCCAAGACCTCCCTTTAAAAATTTTGTTGATGCCATCATTTATGAAACCCATATCCGGGATATATCTGTCGCGGCTAATTCTGGTATTACTCATAAAGGAAAATTTTTAGCATTAACCGAAGAGAATACCCAATCCCCAGATGGGTTGGCAACAGGGCTGGCTCATTTAAAGGAATTGGGAATTACCCATCTACATCTGTTGCCGATTATGGAATCGGAATTTATCATTGATGATAAGGATATATATAACTGGGGTTATGGTACCAATTTCTTTTTTGCTACAGAGGGGCAGTATGTTACCGATCCAGCAGATCCGGTTAAAAGAGTTAAAGAGTTTAAAGAAGCTGTTCAGGTTTTGCATAAAAATGGAATCAGAGTGGTATTAGATGTAGTCTATAACCATACTGGCCGCAAAAACCCTGACCTGGAAAGAATAGTTCCCGGTTATTACCTAAGAAGAGATGAAGAAGGCAATCTTTACTGTGGTTCTGGAGTAAATAATGATTTTGCCTCTGAGCGGCCAATGGCCAGAAAGTTGATGATTGATTCGGTTAAATACTGGGTTACGGAGTATCAGGTGGATGGTTTTCGTTTTGATTTAATGGGTTTGCATGATCGGGAAACTATGCTTAAAATTGCTGAGGAACTTCATAGAATAGATCCTACAATTTTAATTTATGGTGAAGCCTGGCTTTTGAGGACTGGATTACCTTTCAGTGAATTAATGGTTAAAAACTCACAACAGGGGACTTCTATAGCAATTTTTAATGATAATGTACGGGATGCTATTGTAAGTGGAGGAATTCATCCGGTGACTGAGCGGGGTTTTGCTAGTGGTAAACCTGAAATGGAAGCAAGTATTAAAAAGGCTGTGGTAGGTTCTATTATCGACTATGATCCAGAAAATGTTTATAATCGGGAATATCAGTTCAAACCAGAAGAAACCATCCATACTTTTAATCCACATGAGACGATCAATTATGTCACCTGTCATGATAATTACGCATTACGGGATCGTTTAGAGCGCAGCAATCCTCAAGCAACAGAAGTGGAAAGAGAAAAAATGGCAATGCTGGCAAATGGGATTGTCTTGACCTGCCAGGGTATTCCGTTCATTGCTGGAGGTGTAGAAATCCATAAAACTAAATTTGGTGATGAGAATAGTTATCAATCCCCAGATTACATTAATGAGATTGATTGGTCCTATAAAAAGACTTATTACAGTATGTTTAAATTCTATCAGGGATTGATCAGATTAAGAAAAGAACATCCGGCTTTTAGAATGACGACGGCAGAAGAGATCAAAAATCATCTGGTATTTCATCAATCTCCGCCAGGTACAGTGGTTTATTCATTAAATGATCATGCAAATGGTGATCCCTGGAAGAGAATTGTAGTGATCTATAATCAGAACAGGTATAAGGTAAATGTGACCCTGCCTGGTGAAGGTTGGAAGGTTGTGGTAGAAGGTAATAAAGCTGGGATAACCCCATTGCGTAATGTCAGCGGTAGTTTTGTAGATGTACCGCCAATCAGTTTGATGGTCTTATATCAGGAATAA